The proteins below come from a single Gossypium raimondii isolate GPD5lz chromosome 2, ASM2569854v1, whole genome shotgun sequence genomic window:
- the LOC105789194 gene encoding amine oxidase [copper-containing] gamma 1 isoform X2 — MLSVDDILAASKVPFSNAEFNKSIAARGVPSSDLICLPPSAGWFGPNEEGKRVVKVLCYSKESTPNFYMRPIEGLVMTVDLDTLEVLKFSDTGREIPIPKSTDTDYRYTAQTKEPQMERLNPISIEQPKGPSFRVEDGHIVKWANWVFHLKADHRAGLVISRVMVRDSENGELRDVMYKGFASEFFVPYMDLDESWYFKSYMDAGEYGLGMSALPLVPLNDCPRHSYYMNGIFATPDGNPFVQPNMICLFERYAGDISWRHSEGLLTDFQIREARPKVTLVARMAASVGNYDYIFDWEFQTDGLINVKVGLSGMLMVKGSPYHQAPNQDAMSGPLISENLIGVVHDHFVTFHLDMDIDGANNSFVNVNLVKERSLPGESPRKSYLKAKRKIAKTEKDAQIKLKLYDPSEFHMINPSKKSRLGNPTGYKIVPGGTAASLLDHDDPPQLRSAFTNNQIWVTPYNRSEQWAGGLLTYQSRGDDTLAVWSERDRSIENKDIVLWYTLGFHHIPCQEDFPVMPTVTSGFELKPVNFFESNPILRAAPAFEKDLPVCRSSASS, encoded by the exons ATGCTATCTGTGGATGATATTTTGGCAGCGTCTAAAGTGCCGTTCTCTAATGCGGAGTTCAACAAATCCATTGCCGCCCGAGGGGTCCCATCATCAGATTTGATATGCTTACCACCTTCGGCAGGCTGGTTTGGGCCAAATGAAGAAGGCAAAAGAGTTGTAAAGGTCCTGTGTTACTCTAAAGAAAGCACACCCAATTTCTACATGAGGCCCATTGAAGGGCTCGTCATGACGGTGGACTTGGATACATTGGAGGTGCTGAAATTCTCTGATACGGGCCGAGAAATCCCCATTCCAAAAAGTACCGATACAGATTACAGGTACACAGCTCAAACGAAGGAACCACAAATGGAACGATTGAACCCAATTTCCATAGAACAACCAAAAGGACCAAGTTTTAGAGTTGAAGATGGGCATATAGTGAAGTGGGCCAACTGGGTGTTTCACCTCAAGGCTGACCACCGCGCTGGTTTGGTGATTTCAAGAGTCATGGTACGGGACTCGGAGAATGGTGAGCTGAGGGATGTGATGTACAAAGGGTTCGCTTCAGAATTTTTTGTACCATACATGGACCTTGATGAGTCCTGGTATTTTAAGTCGTATATGGATGCTGGTGAGTATGGTTTAGGGATGTCAGCCCTTCCACTTGTGCCACTAAATGATTGTCCAAGGCACTCTTATTACATGAACGGCATTTTTGCTACTCCCGATGGAAACCCATTTGTTCAACCCAACATGATTTGCCTGTTTGAGCGCTATGCCGGCGACATCAGTTGGCGACATTCAGAGGGCCTACTCACTGATTTCCAG ATTAGGGAGGCAAGACCAAAAGTAACTCTCGTTGCTCGTATGGCAGCATCAGTGGGAAACTACGATTACATCTTTGATTGGGAGTTTCAAACAGATGGTTTAATAAATGTTAAG GTAGGGCTTTCAGGAATGCTAATGGTGAAAGGCAGTCCTTACCATCAAGCGCCTAACCAAGATGCCATGTCGGGTCCTCTCATTTCCGAGAATCTTATCGGAGTAGTTCACGATCACTTTGTTACCTTTCACCTCGACATGGATATCGATGGGGCGAACAATTCGTTTGTTAATGTTAATCTTGTTAAGGAACGGAGTTTACCAGGGGAATCCCCTAGGAAGAGCTACTTGAAAGCTAAGAGAAAAATAGCTAAGACTGAAAAAGATGCACAAATTAAGCTTAAATTGTATGATCCCTCAGAGTTTCATATGATTAATCCTTCTAAAAAGTCTAGGCTAGGAAATCCAACAGGATACAAGATTGTTCCTGGAGGAACTGCAGCTAGTTTGCTTGATCATGATGATCCTCCACAACTAAGAAGCGCCTTCACCAACAACCAG ATATGGGTGACTCCTTATAACAGGAGTGAACAATGGGCTGGTGGGCTTCTAACTTATCAAAGTAGGGGAGATGACACTCTTGCTGTGTGGTCTGAAAG GGATCGTTCTATTGAAAATAAGGATATCGTGTTGTGGTACACATTGGGATTCCATCACATTCCATGCCAAGAAGATTTCCCTGTAATGCCAACAGTGACATCAGGGTTTGAGCTAAAGCCTGTCAATTTCTTCGAAAGCAATCCAATTCTTCGAGCTGCCCCAGCTTTTGAGAAAGACTTACCTGTTTGCAGGTCTAGTGCTTCCTCTTGA
- the LOC105789196 gene encoding flavonoid 3'-monooxygenase — protein MLQIAFSSYSWLLTASHQKDGMLFPVALSFLVAILGISLWHVWTIRKPKKDIAPLPPGPRGLPIVGYLPYLGTDNLHLVFTDLAAAYGPIYKLWLGNKLCVVISSAPLAKEVVRDNDITFSERDPPVCAKIITFGLNDIVFDSYSSPDWRMKRKVLVREMLSHSSIKACYGLRREQVLKGVQNVAQSAGKPIDFGETAFLTSINAMMSMLWGGKQGGEQKGADVWGQFRDLITELMVILGKPNVSDIFPVLARFDIQGLEKEMTKIVNSFDKLFNSMIEERENFSNKLSKEDGNTEAKDFLQLLLDLKQKNDSGISITMNQVKALLMDIVVGGTDTTSTMMEWTMAELIANPEAMKKVKQEIDDVVGSDAAVDETHLPKLRYLDAAVKETFRLHPPMPLLVPRCPGDLSNVGGYSIPKGTRVFLNIWCIQRDPQLWENPLEFKPERFLTDHEKLDYLGNDSRYMPFGSGRRMCAGVSLGEKMLYSSLAAMIHAYDWNLADGEENDLIGLFGIIMKKKKPLILVPTPRPSNLQHYMK, from the exons ATGTTGCAAATAGCTTTCAGCTCGTATTCATGGCTGTTGACTGCTAGCCACCAGAAAGATGGAATGTTGTTCCCAGTAGCTTTGTCATTTTTGGTAGCCATATTGGGCATTTCATTGTGGCACGTATGGACCATAAGAAAGCCAAAGAAAGATATCGCCCCATTACCGCCGGGTCCCCGTGGGTTGCCAATAGTGGGATATCTTCCATATCTTGGAACTGATAATCTTCACTTGGTGTTTACAGATTTGGCTGCAGCTTACGGTCCCATCTACAAGCTTTGGCTCGGAAACAAATTATGCGTAGTCATTAGCTCGGCACCACTGGCGAAAGAAGTGGTTCGTGACAACGACATCACATTTTCGGAGAGGGATCCTCCCGTTTGTGCAAAGATTATTACCTTTGGCCTCAATGATATTGTATTTGATTCTTACAGTAGTCCAGATTGGAGAATGAAGAGAAAAGTGCTGGTACGTGAAATGCTTAGCCATAGTAGCATTAAAGCTTGTTATGGTCTAAGGAGGGAACAAGTGCTTAAAGGCGTACAAAATGTTGCTCAAAGTGCTGGCAAGCCAATTGATTTTGGTGAAACGGCATTTTTAACATCAATCAATGCGATGATGAGCATGCTGTGGGGTGGCAAACAGGGAGGAGAGCAGAAAGGGGCCGACGTTTGGGGCCAATTTCGAGATCTCATAACCGAACTAATGGTGATACTTGGAAAACCAAACGTTTCTGATATTTTCCCGGTGCTTGCAAGGTTTGACATACAGGGATTGGAGAAGGAGATGACTAAAATCGTTAATTCTTTCGATAAGCTTTTCAACTCCATGATTGAAGAAAGAGAGAACTTTAGCAACAAATTGAGCAAAGAAGATGGAAACACTGAAGCAAAAGACTTCTTGCAGCTTCTTTTGGACCTCAAGCAGAAGAACGATAGCGGAATATCGATAACAATGAATCAAGTCAAGGCCTTGCTCATG gACATTGTGGTGGGTGGAACTGATACAACATCAACCATGATGGAATGGACAATGGCTGAACTAATTGCAAATCCTGAAGCAATGAAAAAGGTGAAGCAAGAAATAGACGATGTTGTCGGTTCGGATGCCGCCGTCGATGAGACTCACTTGCCTAAGTTGCGCTATCTAGATGCTGCAGTAAAGGAGACCTTCCGATTGCACCCACCGATGCCACTCCTTGTACCCCGTTGCCCGGGCGACTTAAGCAACGTTGGTGGCTATAGCATACCAAAGGGCACCAGGGTCTTCTTAAACATTTGGTGTATTCAGAGGGATCCACAGCTTTGGGAAAATCCTTTAGAATTCAAGCCTGAGAGGTTCTTGACTGATCATGAGAAGCTCGATTATTTAGGAAATGATTCCCGGTACATGCCGTTTGGTTCTGGAAGGAGAATGTGTGCCGGAGTATCTCTCGGTGAAAAGATGTTGTATTCCTCCTTGGCGGCAATGATCCATGCTTATGATTGGAATTTGGCCGACGGTgaagaaaatgacttgattgGCTTATTTGGAATTATCATGAAGAAAAAGAAGCCTTTAATTCTTGTTCCTACACCAAGACCATCAAATCTCCAGCACTATATGAAGTAA
- the LOC105789194 gene encoding amine oxidase [copper-containing] gamma 2 isoform X1 — protein sequence MEKSSCIHFCFISCLVLFIVVGSWYRSTNSSLPNSTLQTPWSTSKNRIFSNSKASSVLETQAQTSIDHSAEAPHHPLDPLTVQEINKVRTILSSYEPFSFTFPTIHTVQLDEPDKVKVLKWSKGDALLPRKAQVLALLNGQSHVLTVDLDSSSITSHAINSSSGYPMLSVDDILAASKVPFSNAEFNKSIAARGVPSSDLICLPPSAGWFGPNEEGKRVVKVLCYSKESTPNFYMRPIEGLVMTVDLDTLEVLKFSDTGREIPIPKSTDTDYRYTAQTKEPQMERLNPISIEQPKGPSFRVEDGHIVKWANWVFHLKADHRAGLVISRVMVRDSENGELRDVMYKGFASEFFVPYMDLDESWYFKSYMDAGEYGLGMSALPLVPLNDCPRHSYYMNGIFATPDGNPFVQPNMICLFERYAGDISWRHSEGLLTDFQIREARPKVTLVARMAASVGNYDYIFDWEFQTDGLINVKVGLSGMLMVKGSPYHQAPNQDAMSGPLISENLIGVVHDHFVTFHLDMDIDGANNSFVNVNLVKERSLPGESPRKSYLKAKRKIAKTEKDAQIKLKLYDPSEFHMINPSKKSRLGNPTGYKIVPGGTAASLLDHDDPPQLRSAFTNNQIWVTPYNRSEQWAGGLLTYQSRGDDTLAVWSERDRSIENKDIVLWYTLGFHHIPCQEDFPVMPTVTSGFELKPVNFFESNPILRAAPAFEKDLPVCRSSASS from the exons ATGGAAAAATCATCATGTATTCATTTCTGTTTCATTTCATGTTTAGTTTTATTCATTGTTGTAGGTTCATGGTACCGTTCTACCAATTCATCATTGCCTAATTCCACACTGCAAACTCCATGGTCCACCTCCAAGAACCGGATTTTCTCAAACTCCAAGGCCAGCTCAGTGTTGGAGACACAAGCTCAAACTTCGATAGACCACTCAGCTGAGGCCCCTCATCATCCACTGGACCCTCTTACTGTGCAGGAAATCAACAAGGTCCGGACCATCCTCTCATCTTATGAACCCTTTTCATTTACCTTCCCTACTATTCACACTGTACAGCTCGATGAACCAGACAAGGTCAAGGTTCTGAAGTGGAGCAAAGGTGACGCACTTCTTCCAAGAAAAGCACAAGTTTTGGCTCTGTTGAATGGCCAGTCCCATGTGCTTACCGTGGACTTGGATTCTAGCAGTATCACTAGCCATGCCATCAATTCAAGCTCAGGCTATCCGATGCTATCTGTGGATGATATTTTGGCAGCGTCTAAAGTGCCGTTCTCTAATGCGGAGTTCAACAAATCCATTGCCGCCCGAGGGGTCCCATCATCAGATTTGATATGCTTACCACCTTCGGCAGGCTGGTTTGGGCCAAATGAAGAAGGCAAAAGAGTTGTAAAGGTCCTGTGTTACTCTAAAGAAAGCACACCCAATTTCTACATGAGGCCCATTGAAGGGCTCGTCATGACGGTGGACTTGGATACATTGGAGGTGCTGAAATTCTCTGATACGGGCCGAGAAATCCCCATTCCAAAAAGTACCGATACAGATTACAGGTACACAGCTCAAACGAAGGAACCACAAATGGAACGATTGAACCCAATTTCCATAGAACAACCAAAAGGACCAAGTTTTAGAGTTGAAGATGGGCATATAGTGAAGTGGGCCAACTGGGTGTTTCACCTCAAGGCTGACCACCGCGCTGGTTTGGTGATTTCAAGAGTCATGGTACGGGACTCGGAGAATGGTGAGCTGAGGGATGTGATGTACAAAGGGTTCGCTTCAGAATTTTTTGTACCATACATGGACCTTGATGAGTCCTGGTATTTTAAGTCGTATATGGATGCTGGTGAGTATGGTTTAGGGATGTCAGCCCTTCCACTTGTGCCACTAAATGATTGTCCAAGGCACTCTTATTACATGAACGGCATTTTTGCTACTCCCGATGGAAACCCATTTGTTCAACCCAACATGATTTGCCTGTTTGAGCGCTATGCCGGCGACATCAGTTGGCGACATTCAGAGGGCCTACTCACTGATTTCCAG ATTAGGGAGGCAAGACCAAAAGTAACTCTCGTTGCTCGTATGGCAGCATCAGTGGGAAACTACGATTACATCTTTGATTGGGAGTTTCAAACAGATGGTTTAATAAATGTTAAG GTAGGGCTTTCAGGAATGCTAATGGTGAAAGGCAGTCCTTACCATCAAGCGCCTAACCAAGATGCCATGTCGGGTCCTCTCATTTCCGAGAATCTTATCGGAGTAGTTCACGATCACTTTGTTACCTTTCACCTCGACATGGATATCGATGGGGCGAACAATTCGTTTGTTAATGTTAATCTTGTTAAGGAACGGAGTTTACCAGGGGAATCCCCTAGGAAGAGCTACTTGAAAGCTAAGAGAAAAATAGCTAAGACTGAAAAAGATGCACAAATTAAGCTTAAATTGTATGATCCCTCAGAGTTTCATATGATTAATCCTTCTAAAAAGTCTAGGCTAGGAAATCCAACAGGATACAAGATTGTTCCTGGAGGAACTGCAGCTAGTTTGCTTGATCATGATGATCCTCCACAACTAAGAAGCGCCTTCACCAACAACCAG ATATGGGTGACTCCTTATAACAGGAGTGAACAATGGGCTGGTGGGCTTCTAACTTATCAAAGTAGGGGAGATGACACTCTTGCTGTGTGGTCTGAAAG GGATCGTTCTATTGAAAATAAGGATATCGTGTTGTGGTACACATTGGGATTCCATCACATTCCATGCCAAGAAGATTTCCCTGTAATGCCAACAGTGACATCAGGGTTTGAGCTAAAGCCTGTCAATTTCTTCGAAAGCAATCCAATTCTTCGAGCTGCCCCAGCTTTTGAGAAAGACTTACCTGTTTGCAGGTCTAGTGCTTCCTCTTGA